The Tepidibacter aestuarii genome contains a region encoding:
- the hisS gene encoding histidine--tRNA ligase has product MNKKVKPSILPGFMELLSREQLIFNDILSKIIKVYEQNGFIPMDTPVIEKEEVLLAKAGGETEKQIYRFNKGDTPLALRFDLTVPLARFVAQYMGELTFPFKRYQIGKVYRGEKSQKARYREFYQCDLDIIGNKELSIGNDALLISTITSVFSEIGLKGFKFLLSNRKILGGLLEELEIKEKANVFRIIDRYDKVGKERFLQMLDEEVGEKKANIINEIITFKGTNKEIISKLKNINIKNESFKAGISEIEEMILYLELFNICEEYYKIDLKIIRGLDYYTGSVFETVLDGYEKYGSICSGGRYNDLAQYYTDKNLPGVGISIGLTRLFSILKEIGFIDNYEYIPVVDVLIIPIGNTINYCANVWKVLQDKGIKSEIYFEEGKLKKKLSYANNLNIKAVIIIGEDECDNGNIIYKNMVSGIQETIKLEDILLKF; this is encoded by the coding sequence ATGAATAAAAAAGTTAAACCAAGCATATTACCAGGTTTTATGGAACTATTGTCAAGAGAACAACTAATCTTCAACGATATATTATCAAAAATTATTAAAGTTTATGAGCAAAATGGATTTATACCTATGGATACTCCAGTAATAGAAAAAGAAGAAGTTTTATTAGCTAAGGCAGGAGGAGAAACTGAGAAGCAGATATACAGATTCAATAAAGGAGATACACCATTAGCCTTAAGATTCGACTTAACTGTTCCACTAGCAAGATTTGTTGCACAGTATATGGGCGAGTTAACTTTTCCGTTTAAGAGATATCAAATAGGTAAAGTCTATAGGGGAGAAAAAAGCCAAAAAGCAAGATATAGAGAGTTTTATCAATGTGATTTAGATATAATTGGAAACAAAGAATTGAGTATAGGAAATGATGCACTACTGATTAGTACGATTACATCTGTTTTTAGTGAAATAGGATTAAAAGGATTTAAGTTTTTATTAAGTAATAGAAAAATACTAGGAGGTTTATTAGAAGAATTAGAAATAAAAGAAAAAGCGAATGTTTTTAGAATTATAGATAGATACGATAAAGTTGGAAAAGAAAGATTTTTACAAATGCTTGATGAAGAGGTAGGAGAAAAAAAAGCAAATATAATCAATGAAATTATTACCTTTAAAGGAACTAATAAAGAGATTATTAGCAAATTAAAAAATATCAATATCAAAAATGAATCTTTTAAGGCTGGTATCTCTGAAATTGAAGAAATGATTTTATATCTAGAGCTTTTTAATATATGTGAAGAATATTATAAAATTGACTTAAAGATAATAAGGGGATTAGATTATTATACGGGAAGTGTATTTGAAACTGTGTTAGATGGATACGAAAAATATGGATCTATTTGTTCGGGAGGAAGATATAATGATTTGGCACAGTACTATACAGATAAGAACTTACCAGGTGTAGGTATATCCATAGGACTTACAAGGTTATTTTCAATATTAAAGGAGATAGGTTTTATAGATAATTACGAATATATACCAGTTGTAGATGTTTTGATTATTCCAATAGGAAATACAATAAACTATTGTGCTAATGTATGGAAGGTATTACAAGATAAAGGTATTAAATCAGAAATATATTTCGAAGAAGGAAAATTAAAAAAGAAGTTATCATATGCAAATAATCTTAACATTAAGGCTGTAATAATAATTGGAGAAGATGAATGCGATAATGGAAATATTATATATAAGAATATGGTTAGTGGTATTCAGGAAACAATAAAATTAGAAGATATACTTTTGAAGTTTTAA
- the pepI gene encoding proline iminopeptidase: MKITEGYMPYLEYKTYYRIVGECTGNKKPLVLLHGGPGSTHNYFEVLDKIAEDGRAVIMYDQLGCGLSATPSRPDLWRAKTWIEELIQLRKHLGLDEIHLLGQSWGGMQAIQYACEYKPQGIKSYILSSTLPSAALWEKEQRRRVAYLPQEMQDAIAKAEKDEDYSSKEYQEAEAEFMLRHCAGQVGSDSPECLRRPKVAGTEAYVTAWGQNEFSPSGTLKNFDFMKEIEDIQEPSLIISGLLDLCSPLVAKTMYDKIPNSEWELFEFSRHMPFVEENDKYIEVLIKWLNKND, translated from the coding sequence ATGAAAATTACTGAAGGCTATATGCCGTATCTAGAATATAAAACTTACTATCGTATAGTGGGTGAATGTACAGGTAATAAGAAGCCATTGGTTTTATTACACGGCGGACCAGGTTCTACACATAATTACTTTGAAGTACTTGACAAAATTGCGGAAGATGGACGTGCGGTTATTATGTATGACCAATTGGGATGCGGATTGTCTGCAACACCTTCTCGTCCTGACTTGTGGCGTGCTAAGACATGGATTGAAGAATTAATACAGTTACGTAAACACTTAGGCCTAGATGAGATTCACTTATTGGGACAATCATGGGGAGGAATGCAGGCGATCCAATATGCTTGTGAATACAAACCCCAAGGAATAAAAAGTTATATCTTATCCAGTACTTTACCATCAGCTGCACTATGGGAAAAAGAGCAGCGCCGAAGAGTTGCATATCTTCCTCAGGAAATGCAGGATGCTATTGCAAAAGCAGAAAAAGATGAAGATTATTCGTCAAAAGAATATCAGGAGGCAGAAGCAGAATTCATGCTTCGTCACTGTGCGGGACAAGTAGGATCAGATTCACCAGAATGCTTAAGACGTCCAAAGGTTGCTGGAACAGAAGCTTATGTAACTGCATGGGGTCAGAATGAGTTCAGCCCATCTGGTACATTAAAAAACTTTGATTTTATGAAAGAGATTGAAGATATTCAAGAACCAAGTCTAATCATCAGTGGTTTGCTTGATCTTTGCTCACCACTTGTTGCAAAAACAATGTATGATAAGATCCCAAATTCAGAGTGGGAATTATTTGAATTCAGCCGTCATATGCCATTCGTAGAAGAGAATGACAAATATATAGAAGTACTTATTAAATGGTTAAACAAAAACGATTAA
- a CDS encoding cupin domain-containing protein: MYTAGYFIEKLNMNSHPEGGFYKETFVSEQTITDNELDVDFKSSRKLWSSIYFLLRDGEVSNFHRLKSDEMWYYQSGSPLTIYMISPEGELTEEKLGLDIENGEKPQVLVPKNYIFGSAMNNPGYALVGCMVSPGFQFEDFELFEREYLLNKYPQHKEAIIKLTRQ; encoded by the coding sequence ATGTATACAGCAGGTTATTTTATAGAAAAACTAAATATGAATTCTCATCCAGAAGGTGGATTCTACAAAGAAACATTTGTTTCTGAACAAACTATTACAGATAATGAGTTAGATGTAGACTTTAAAAGTTCTAGAAAATTATGGTCAAGTATTTACTTTTTATTAAGAGATGGAGAAGTTTCAAATTTTCATAGACTTAAATCTGATGAAATGTGGTATTATCAATCAGGTTCTCCATTAACAATATATATGATTTCTCCTGAAGGTGAGCTGACAGAAGAAAAGCTTGGATTAGATATTGAAAATGGAGAAAAGCCTCAAGTTCTAGTTCCTAAAAATTATATATTTGGCTCTGCAATGAATAATCCCGGATATGCTCTTGTTGGATGTATGGTTTCCCCTGGATTTCAATTTGAAGACTTTGAGTTATTTGAAAGAGAATATCTTTTGAATAAATACCCTCAACATAAAGAGGCTATTATTAAATTGACAAGACAGTAA